The following are from one region of the Chloracidobacterium sp. genome:
- the rpoZ gene encoding DNA-directed RNA polymerase subunit omega produces the protein MAKVKEEAIEEIEEGVGELIDPPEIDSKYRMIILAAQRSKQLQRGAISRTEIDIRKHKPTRVAMRELSEKKVNFKFTDQTEQPLTQ, from the coding sequence ATGGCTAAAGTGAAGGAAGAAGCTATCGAAGAGATCGAAGAAGGCGTTGGTGAATTGATCGACCCGCCTGAGATAGATTCCAAATACCGAATGATCATTCTCGCCGCTCAGCGAAGCAAGCAGCTTCAACGCGGTGCTATCTCGCGAACCGAGATCGACATACGTAAGCATAAACCGACCCGTGTGGCGATGCGTGAGCTCAGCGAGAAAAAGGTGAACTTCAAATTTACCGACCAGACCGAACAGCCGTTGACGCAGTAA
- a CDS encoding YicC family protein, with translation MRSMTGFGRGSFTDESLAIAVELKTVNNRFLDVNMRLPSEMQALESNFKRLISGRLSRGRVEVNVQYDREEAVVYELNRPLIEGYLRAIKEMQDEFALSGEPDLNVVARLPNVLLTKKAELEDAFSTAAENALNLALDDLEQMRESEGAMLQAEVSQRLDEIEKRLLPIEAEAGTIGEEYRLRLTKRIGEMLAKSESQIEIDQGRLAQEIAYIADRSDISEEIARLRTHIEHFRTIMNEEKEVGKRLDFLTQELNREANTITSKTNNMSVKENALQIKSEIEKIREQVQNVE, from the coding sequence ATGAGATCAATGACAGGCTTTGGCCGCGGATCATTTACCGACGAGTCGCTCGCGATAGCGGTCGAACTCAAGACCGTGAACAACCGCTTTCTCGACGTGAACATGCGCCTCCCGAGCGAGATGCAGGCGCTCGAATCGAATTTCAAAAGGCTGATCAGCGGCAGGCTGAGCCGAGGACGCGTCGAAGTGAACGTCCAATATGACCGTGAAGAGGCCGTCGTCTACGAACTTAACCGACCGTTGATCGAAGGTTACCTTAGGGCGATAAAAGAAATGCAGGACGAATTCGCCCTCTCAGGCGAACCGGACCTGAATGTCGTTGCACGCCTTCCGAATGTTTTGCTGACCAAGAAAGCAGAGCTTGAGGATGCCTTTTCAACGGCAGCCGAGAACGCACTGAACCTCGCCCTTGATGACCTTGAACAGATGCGTGAAAGTGAAGGGGCAATGCTTCAGGCCGAGGTTTCGCAGCGGCTTGACGAGATCGAAAAGCGTTTGCTGCCGATCGAAGCCGAAGCCGGAACGATCGGTGAAGAATATCGCTTGAGGTTGACAAAGCGGATCGGTGAGATGCTCGCAAAAAGCGAATCGCAGATCGAGATCGATCAGGGACGGCTTGCCCAGGAGATAGCGTACATCGCTGACCGTTCCGACATCTCGGAGGAGATCGCCCGGCTTCGGACGCACATCGAGCATTTCCGGACAATAATGAACGAAGAGAAAGAGGTCGGGAAACGACTCGATTTCCTGACCCAGGAGCTCAACCGCGAGGCAAATACAATTACCTCAAAGACCAACAACATGTCCGTCAAAGAAAATGCCTTGCAGATAAAGAGCGAGATTGAGAAAATCCGCGAACAGGTGCAAAATGTCGAATGA
- the gmk gene encoding guanylate kinase — protein sequence MKGNLIIISSPSGGGKGTLIREILQSVPDIGYSVSLTTRAPRFGEEDGRDYHFVTQQEFQDCIDRGGFLEYAEVHGNLYGTSRDQTDRITAEGRDVILEIDVQGAIAVLEKVPDAVSIFILPPSFEVLKARLTARNTEDAAGLALRLRNSITEVMQYERFDYVIVNEEVPVAARLLSSIILAERQKRNRQSEAIGCILDSFAAANEKTTG from the coding sequence ATGAAAGGTAACCTGATCATAATTAGCTCGCCTTCCGGCGGAGGAAAGGGCACCCTTATTCGCGAGATACTCCAGTCCGTTCCCGACATCGGATATTCGGTCTCGCTAACGACGCGTGCACCTCGTTTCGGCGAGGAAGACGGACGCGACTACCACTTTGTCACACAGCAGGAGTTTCAGGACTGCATAGATCGCGGGGGCTTTCTCGAATACGCCGAAGTTCACGGAAATCTCTACGGAACCTCGCGTGACCAGACCGACCGCATCACCGCTGAGGGACGCGACGTAATACTTGAGATCGACGTCCAGGGTGCGATCGCCGTTCTAGAAAAGGTGCCGGACGCCGTGAGCATCTTTATTCTGCCGCCGTCTTTCGAGGTCCTTAAAGCAAGGCTTACTGCACGAAACACCGAAGATGCCGCCGGTCTCGCCCTGCGTTTGAGAAATTCGATCACCGAAGTGATGCAGTACGAGCGGTTCGATTACGTCATCGTCAACGAAGAGGTCCCTGTCGCAGCGAGGCTGCTGTCGTCGATCATCCTTGCCGAACGCCAAAAGCGAAATAGACAAAGTGAGGCGATAGGGTGTATCCTAGATAGTTTCGCAGCGGCGAATGAGAAAACGACTGGATAA
- a CDS encoding ABC transporter ATP-binding protein, with translation MQDLKRLLIYLWPHWPSFILALVAMFLVAVFETAIGTLLVPIFEQFVPESGTGAEIPFSLNDLIPKEPWWSAWTAITAMLLSFTLLKGIAEYASSYLMAKIGQSAVLQLRKELYQHLLMQSASFFERNRTNFLVSRLVVSCSAIELAVSANLRDVLRESIMLVAFLGAAFYFNWRLMLGAIIIAPIIAFLTSMFSRALRKLAEVSFEGNKLLTDTAQETLANHNIVTAYRAEKRELERFERVAEVIAKANLRSGRIAATSPPTIEMIGMFAVVILLYFGLREINTAGMDAKHFFTFLFFLFRSYDPMRKISRQHNEISRAFAAARDVWDVLDKSERLEDKPSAKEVNGLGSKIELRDVGFSYGEDSRSILDQISMSIEKGSVVALVGESGGGKSTLVKLIQRLYDPTSGSILWDGHDLRDLKLSSLKKQIALVTQETILFNDTVRYNISYGNPDATDAEIEEAARIAFAADFIDELPDKFDTPVGERGTQLSGGQRQRIAIARAVLVNAPVLILDEATSALDTESERLVQMALSNLMRGKTSIVIAHRLSTVRRADKIVVLERGKIVETGTHDELMKNNGKYRRLYELQFAGEESVDN, from the coding sequence ATGCAGGACCTCAAGCGATTACTTATTTATCTTTGGCCGCATTGGCCCTCGTTCATCCTCGCCCTCGTCGCGATGTTCTTGGTTGCTGTCTTTGAAACCGCGATAGGCACGCTGCTCGTTCCGATCTTCGAGCAATTTGTTCCGGAATCCGGCACCGGTGCCGAAATTCCGTTCAGCTTGAATGATCTCATCCCGAAAGAGCCCTGGTGGAGCGCCTGGACGGCGATTACCGCGATGCTCCTCTCCTTCACGCTACTGAAAGGAATAGCTGAATACGCATCGTCGTATTTGATGGCAAAGATCGGGCAATCGGCCGTACTGCAGCTTCGTAAGGAACTCTATCAGCATCTTCTGATGCAATCGGCATCGTTTTTCGAACGTAATCGAACAAATTTTCTTGTGTCGCGGTTGGTCGTGAGCTGTTCTGCTATCGAATTGGCTGTGTCTGCGAACCTCCGTGACGTGTTACGCGAAAGCATAATGCTGGTCGCTTTTCTTGGCGCCGCATTCTACTTCAATTGGCGACTGATGCTTGGCGCGATCATCATTGCCCCAATAATCGCATTTCTCACCAGCATGTTCAGTCGGGCATTGAGAAAGCTTGCTGAAGTCTCTTTTGAGGGAAATAAACTGCTTACCGACACCGCACAGGAGACCTTGGCAAATCACAACATCGTGACCGCGTACCGTGCAGAGAAACGCGAACTAGAACGATTCGAGCGTGTTGCAGAGGTAATCGCTAAAGCAAACCTACGTTCCGGCCGTATCGCCGCGACCTCACCGCCGACCATCGAGATGATCGGGATGTTCGCGGTCGTGATCCTTCTATACTTTGGATTGCGAGAGATCAATACAGCGGGAATGGACGCGAAGCACTTTTTCACGTTTCTCTTTTTTCTGTTCAGAAGCTATGACCCGATGCGAAAGATATCTCGTCAGCACAACGAAATCTCAAGGGCGTTTGCCGCCGCACGCGACGTTTGGGACGTGCTCGATAAGAGCGAGCGGCTTGAAGACAAGCCCTCGGCAAAAGAGGTCAACGGACTTGGATCGAAGATCGAGCTTCGCGATGTCGGTTTCAGCTACGGTGAAGATTCCAGATCGATTCTTGACCAGATCTCTATGTCGATCGAAAAAGGCTCGGTCGTTGCGCTCGTTGGTGAGAGCGGAGGCGGCAAATCGACTCTTGTCAAGCTGATCCAGAGGCTGTATGACCCAACGTCAGGCAGCATTTTATGGGATGGACACGACCTTCGCGATCTTAAGCTGTCTAGCCTGAAAAAGCAGATAGCGTTGGTCACACAAGAGACGATCTTGTTCAACGACACGGTCCGTTACAACATTTCGTACGGAAACCCTGACGCGACCGATGCCGAGATCGAAGAGGCCGCCCGCATAGCTTTTGCGGCGGACTTCATCGACGAACTGCCTGACAAATTTGACACGCCTGTCGGTGAAAGGGGAACGCAGTTATCCGGCGGCCAACGTCAGCGGATAGCGATCGCAAGAGCAGTGCTCGTAAACGCCCCCGTCCTGATCCTCGACGAAGCCACATCGGCCCTCGATACCGAATCGGAACGTCTGGTGCAGATGGCGCTTTCAAATCTGATGCGTGGAAAAACGTCGATAGTGATCGCCCACCGGCTTTCGACCGTCCGGCGAGCAGACAAGATCGTCGTGCTGGAGCGTGGAAAAATAGTCGAAACGGGCACGCACGACGAACTCATGAAAAACAATGGTAAGTACCGGCGTCTTTACGAATTGCAGTTCGCGGGTGAAGAGAGCGTTGACAATTAG